In Methanococcus maripaludis, a single window of DNA contains:
- a CDS encoding adenine phosphoribosyltransferase: MDLRKKIRIVEDFPIKGISFKDVTPILKDPKAMKHTTKEITKYLEDKNIDIIVGPEARGFLFGVPVAHELDIGFVPVRKPGKLPFKTFSVDYALEYGTDKLEIHSDGIEKGQNVAIVDDLLATGGTVSGVSKLVEKIGGHVSALNFVIELTELKGRDKLKGYDIQSLVKYDL; the protein is encoded by the coding sequence ATGGATTTAAGAAAAAAGATAAGAATCGTGGAAGATTTTCCAATAAAAGGAATAAGCTTTAAGGATGTAACTCCAATTCTAAAAGACCCAAAGGCTATGAAACACACCACAAAAGAGATTACAAAATACCTCGAAGATAAAAATATCGATATTATAGTTGGCCCAGAAGCCCGCGGTTTTTTATTTGGTGTTCCAGTTGCCCATGAGCTTGATATCGGGTTTGTTCCAGTTCGAAAACCAGGAAAATTACCTTTCAAAACATTTTCAGTGGATTACGCACTTGAATATGGAACGGATAAACTTGAAATCCACAGCGATGGAATTGAAAAAGGCCAGAACGTTGCAATAGTTGACGACCTTCTTGCAACAGGTGGAACCGTTTCAGGAGTTAGTAAACTCGTTGAAAAAATAGGCGGGCACGTTTCAGCGCTTAATTTTGTAATCGAACTCACAGAATTAAAGGGGAGGGATAAATTAAAAGGATACGACATACAGTCGCTTGTTAAATACGATTTATAA